One genomic window of Cannabis sativa cultivar Pink pepper isolate KNU-18-1 chromosome 2, ASM2916894v1, whole genome shotgun sequence includes the following:
- the LOC133035046 gene encoding uncharacterized protein LOC133035046 produces the protein METDGMTWREFEEVFREQYFSPSHRRALIGVFDGLRQGDMTVNEFYMKFVELSSYAYPGVVDQPLVIEQFMRRLRPAIRGPIAPLTFNNLTECVTAALRTEAHVEGNEKKNTSRGRGNDRKMTKKNQGQWSQGQQFSGGSTSSGSSGKTRSGPYGCFSCGQQGHKKKDCPQRQQRFQASHGGPIGSYVESTPFHGQPRTNQSQSSSYGFTPQSGQQSQYQHQFRPQGSGFNMGYSQGFQTPAPSGSQRGYNQGGGSGASTSYPSQGRGKAKAKSSAQAYALGVDDVQGDADQGVVDGTQFDASG, from the exons ATGGAAACTGATGGGATGACTTGGCGAGAATTTGAGGAAGTTTTCAGGGAACAATATTTTAGTCCATCTCACAGGAGGGCTCTTATTGGAGTATTTGATGGTCTAAGACAAGGGGATATGACTGTGAATGAATTTTACATGAAGTTTGTAGAGCTATCCTCTTATGCATATCCTGGTGTTGTTGATCAACCCTTGGTGATTGAACAGTTCATGCGTCGTTTGAGGCCTGCGATACGTGGTCCAATAGCCCCTTTGACCTTTAACAACTTGACTGAGTGTGTGACAGCAGCCTTGCGAACTGAGGCTCATGTAGAAGGGAATGAGAAGAAGAACACAAGCAGAGGAAGAGGAAATGACCGAAAGATGACCAAGAAGAATCAAGGACAGTGGTCCCAAGGACAACAATTTAGTGGGGGTAGCACTAGTAGTGGTTCATCTGGAAAGACTCGTAGTGGACCATACGGGTGTTTCAGTTGTGGTCAACAAGGTCACAAGAAGAAAGATTGCCCGCAACGACAACAAAGATTTCAAGCATCTCATGGGGGACCCATAGGGAGCTATGTAGAGTCTACTCCTTTTCATGGACAGCCCAGGACAAACCAGTCTCAGTCTTCATCCTATGGTTTCACACCCCAATCGGGCCAGCAGTCTCAGTATCAACATCAGTTCAGGCCACAAGGTTCAGGGTTCAACATGGGGTACTCACAAGGTTTCCAAACTCCTGCTCCTAGTGGGAGTCAAAGAGGGTACAATCAAGGTGGAGGGTCTGGTGCAAGTACAAGCTACCCTAGTCAGGGAAGGGGCAAGGCAAAAGCAAAGTCATCCGCTCAAGCCTACGCTCTTGGGGTTGATGATGTGCAGGGCGATGCTGACCAGGGAGTTGTCGATG gaactcagtttgatgctagtggatga
- the LOC133034410 gene encoding cysteine protease XCP1-like — protein sequence MAFSLLSKLSILPLLSLSLFACSSLAHDDFSIVGYSSEHLTSIDKLVYLFYKWISKHGKIYESIEEKFQRFEIFRDNLKHIDETNKKISDYWLGLNEFADLSHEEFKSKYLGLKHNIGFQHM from the coding sequence ATGGCTTTCTCTTTGCTTTCTAAACTTTCAATTTTGCCTTTGTTATCTTTGTCTCTCTTTGCCTGTTCTTCATTAGCTCATGATGATTTTTCAATAGTGGGGTATTCTTCTGAACACCTCACTAGCATTGACAAACTTGTCTATCTTTTCTACAAGTGGATCTCAAAACATGGCAAAATTTATGAAAGTATAGAAGAGAAGTTTCAGAGGTTTGAGATATTCAGAGATAACTTAAAACACATTGATGAAACAAATAAGAAAATCAGTGATTACTGGTTGGGGCTTAATGAGTTTGCTGATTTGAGCCATGAAGAGTTTAAGAGCAAGTATTTGGGACTCAAACACAATATTGGGTTTCAGCACATGTAA
- the LOC115719563 gene encoding protein FAR1-RELATED SEQUENCE 7 produces MRDEYEVQVKYNKAWRAKELAKNNVRGSNEESYAELPAYLHMLKLSNPGTITRIEKDDDNRFKYMFLAFGYSLDGWKHCRPVVVVDGTFLKTKCGGTLYAACAKDGNNQIFPLAFGIGDSENGKAWKWFFKRLKEAIGEQEEICIISDRHISIKNAIAEVFPGIYHGICAYHLKQNLRSKFRGVHVQATFEIAVRSYSVPEYDSAMAELHNINPEITTYLLEADPKRWARSFFPKRRYNIITINIFESINSTIEHARDLPITLLVEALREMVQDWFSRRKEVATSQFFDVTKWANDVMESKLNQEQT; encoded by the exons aTGCGAGATGAGTACGAAGTGCAGGTAAAATATAACAAAGCATGGAGGGCAAAGGAACTAGCAAAGAATAATGTCAGAGGATCAAATGAAGAGAGTTATGCTGAGTTACCTGCGTACTTACATATGCTGAAATTGTCCAACCCAGGAACCATCACAAGAATTGAGAAAGATGATGACAATAG GTTTAAATATATGTTTCTGGCTTTTGGTTACTCGTTGGATGGATGGAAACATTGCAGACCTGTTGTAGTGGTTGATGGaacttttttaaaaacaaaatgtgGGGGAACGTTATATGCAGCTTGCGCTAAAGATGGAAATAACCAAATCTTTCCTCTTGCCTTTGGAATTGGAGACTCTGAGAATGGCAAAGCGTGGAAATGGTTTTTCAAAAGGCTTAAAGAAGCAATAGGTGAACAAGAAGAGATATGCATAATATCTGATAGGCACATCAGCATAAAGAACGCGATTGCAGAAGTCTTTCCAGGAATATACCATGGGATATGTGCTTACCATTTGAAGCAAAACTTAAGGAGTAAGTTTAGGGGTGTGCACGTGCAAGCGACATTTGAAATTGCTGTGAGAAGTTATTCAGTTCCAGAGTATGATTCTGCTATGGCTGAGTTGCACAACATCAATCCTGAAATTACCACATACTTATTGGAAGCAGATCCAAAAAGGTGGGCTAGATCATTCTTTCCGAAAAGAAGATATAATATTATCACCATCAATATTTTTGAGTCGATAAATTCTACCATTGAACATGCAAGAGACCTACCTATAACTCTATTAGTAGAAGCTCTTAGAGAAATGGTACAAGATTGGTTTTCAAGACGAAAAGAGGTAGCTACAAGCCAATTTTTTGACGTGACAAAATGGGCAAATGACGTAATGGAGAGCAAACTTAATCAAGAGCAAACTTAA